Genomic segment of Streptosporangium sp. NBC_01755:
CAGTACCGAGATGTTCGCGCCGGCAACGGTCGTGCCCGTGGCGGTGAAGGTGAGTGTCTTGTCCGTGACGTTGGTGACCGTCCGCTTGGCGGTGATGAGACCGGGCATGATCGGGGCGTTCACCGACGGCAGGTTCAGGTCGATGCGGTTCAGCGGGTCGTCGGCCGCGGCCAGGAAGTTCGCGCCCGTCTCGTCCAGGGTCAGGCCGGGGTCGCCCGCCTTGGTCAGGTCGATGCGCCCGCCGCCGGTGTCGAACGGGTCGGCCGGGGTGACGCGGTCCTGCTTGGTGACCGACGTCTTGGCCGTCGTCTCCAGTGCGGACTTCACCTGGCCGGGAGTCCAGTCCGGGTGCAGTGCGAACACCAGGGCCGCGGCGCCCGCGACGTGCGGCGCCGCCATCGACGTGCCCGAGATGACCTGGTACAGGTTGTTCTGTGGGCCACCGGCCGGATCCTCCAGCGTCGGCGTCTGCCCGGCCACGATGTGCAGGCCGGGGGCGGTGACGTCAGGCTTGAGGAAGTCGCCGCCGGGGCCGCGCGAGGAGAACGTGGTGATCGCGTCGCCCTGCCAGGAGGTCTTGGTGCCCTGGGTGAACGAGGCGGTCGCGCCGGGGTTGGCCGACAGGAACGCCAGCAGGGCGTCCGTCTCCGGCTTGTCGATGTGCACCGACGGGACCCAGTGGTTGTCCGTCATCACGTCGAGCGGGCTGGAGTTGTACAGGATCATGCCGGCCGCGCCGCCCTGCTTGACGTTGAAGCCCTTCAGGATCCGGTTGGGGCCGCGCTCACAGAGGACGATCTTGCCGATGAACAGGCCCGGGGGCGCGGGCACGTCGCACAGGGGTCTGGAATACGGCGGCGCGGAGGCCCGCACCAGCGGTAGCGCGGAGGCGAGGCCCGCCGTGATGGAGGCGCCCTTCAGCGTGGCCGTCGCGCCGCCGGAACCGGAGAGCGTGATCGTCGACTGGAAGGTCCTGGTCTGCGTGGAGGCCGCCACCGTGGTCACCCACGGGGCGACGTGGTTGACCGTCGCCGCGCCGGGACCGGCGTTGCCCGCCGAGGCCGAGACGAGCACGCCCGCCGCGTAGGCGTCGAGGAAGGCCAGCTCCACCGGGTCGCTGTAGGGGGAGGTGCCGCCCGAGATCGAGAAGTTGATCACGCGGACGCCGTCGAGGATGGCCCGGCCGACCGCCTGGGCGGAGTCGGAGGGGAAGCAGCCCTCGACACCGCAGACCTTGTAGACCGAGACGTGCGCCGCCGGGGCGATGCCGTGGATCGGGCCGCGGCTGATGCCGAGCGGGTTGGCGTCGGCCACCGGGCCGCCGGCCGAGGTGGTCGCGGTGTGGGTGCCGTGGCCGTTGGAGTCGCGGGCGCTGGTCGGATAGACCTCGCCGGGGTAGATCGCGTTGTAGGTCTCAAGGAACGGGGCGCCGCCGATGACCTTCCGGTTGCACGCGAACGGGTCGGCCGCCGGGGTGAGCGGGTTGTCGCCGAAGTTGCAGGCGCGCGGAGTGCCGTCCTTGGTCGCCGGCACGGCGGGCAGCGTGCCGGGGTCGGCGAACTGGGGGTGCTCCGGCCAGACGCCGGAGTCCAGGATGCCCACGACGACGCCCTTGCCGGAGGAGGAGCTGCCGCCCAGCTTGCTGTAGATCGCGGGTGCCCCGATGAAGTCCGGGCTGGAGTCGGTCAGCAGCTGCTCGGGCTTGTCCTCCTGGACGGCGGCCACGCCGGGCAGCTTCAGCACCGCGGCCGCCTTGTTGGCGGGGATGCGCAGCGCGATGCCGCCGTAGACGGTCCGCAGCCTCTGGCCCGCCGTGGCGCCTGGCACGTTCCTGGCCAGTTCGGCGAGGAAGGCGTTCTCGACGTCCTCGATGTGTTTCTGGTACTTCTTCGCGTCGCCGCTCTTTATATCAAGAGCTTTTCCGGTCTTTGCCGGGCTTGTTGCGGGGAGTCCCTCAAGGCCGCCCTGATATGCGGCGAAGGAGTCGTAGTCGAGCTTGACCATCACGTTGACCGTGGCGCCCGAGGTCGACTTCAGTAGCCCCTCGTCACTGCGGGCGAGCTTTCCGGTGGGGGACTTCGCGCCCTGGACCGGCTCACCCCCGGCCAGGGGGGTCGCCGTCCACTTGGCGGACGGCGCGGGGGTGGGGGTGGGATCCGCGCTCGCCGGCGGCGCCATCGCCGCGACGAGCCCGAGGCCGGCGGCGAGCGCCACCACGCGTCTGATCCTCGGTAGGTAGGGCTTCCTGGTCAACGAGACCTCCCTTTCGGCACGCATGAACCGCTCACGTGACAGGGAGGGGGACCACCCGCGTGCCCGGGGGAGGGCATGCCGGAAAAGGCCGCGACCCTCCCCGGCGGGTGACGTGCGATCGGCCACCCGGTAAGGGCGGCCGATCATGACAGGGAGCCTAACTAGTGACCATTTGTTTGCCTAGATCATGAAATTGACACAATCATCGCCTGAATTAGTCAAATTTCATTGCTGACTCTGCCCAGCGTTTCAGGAGAACGTCGTCATGACTGATAGCCAGCACCCCGGCGCCCGTCCTGTCCCGGTAGCCGTTGACGACGGCGACCAGGTGCGCCTGGGTCGAGGCGTCCAGCATCGTGGTCATCTCATCGCAGATCAGGTAGCGCGGTTCCAGTGACAGTGCCCTGGCCAGGCAGGCCCGCTGGAGCTGGCCGTCGGAGACCTCGTGCGGGCGCCGGTTCAGCAGATCCGCGGTCAGCCCGACCTCGGCGGCCAGCGCGGCCGTCAGGTCCTGGTTCGGCCTGCCCGCGGCGGCGCGCGGCTCGGAGATGACCTCGCTGAGCGTGAACCGGGGGTCCACCGCGAGCCGGGGCTGCTGGTAGACCAGCGCCACGGCGGTGCGCAGCTCACGGCTTGCCCGCTG
This window contains:
- a CDS encoding S8 family serine peptidase, which codes for MTRKPYLPRIRRVVALAAGLGLVAAMAPPASADPTPTPAPSAKWTATPLAGGEPVQGAKSPTGKLARSDEGLLKSTSGATVNVMVKLDYDSFAAYQGGLEGLPATSPAKTGKALDIKSGDAKKYQKHIEDVENAFLAELARNVPGATAGQRLRTVYGGIALRIPANKAAAVLKLPGVAAVQEDKPEQLLTDSSPDFIGAPAIYSKLGGSSSSGKGVVVGILDSGVWPEHPQFADPGTLPAVPATKDGTPRACNFGDNPLTPAADPFACNRKVIGGAPFLETYNAIYPGEVYPTSARDSNGHGTHTATTSAGGPVADANPLGISRGPIHGIAPAAHVSVYKVCGVEGCFPSDSAQAVGRAILDGVRVINFSISGGTSPYSDPVELAFLDAYAAGVLVSASAGNAGPGAATVNHVAPWVTTVAASTQTRTFQSTITLSGSGGATATLKGASITAGLASALPLVRASAPPYSRPLCDVPAPPGLFIGKIVLCERGPNRILKGFNVKQGGAAGMILYNSSPLDVMTDNHWVPSVHIDKPETDALLAFLSANPGATASFTQGTKTSWQGDAITTFSSRGPGGDFLKPDVTAPGLHIVAGQTPTLEDPAGGPQNNLYQVISGTSMAAPHVAGAAALVFALHPDWTPGQVKSALETTAKTSVTKQDRVTPADPFDTGGGRIDLTKAGDPGLTLDETGANFLAAADDPLNRIDLNLPSVNAPIMPGLITAKRTVTNVTDKTLTFTATGTTVAGANISVLPPLLIVKAGKTAKFSVVITAPDLPEGQYFGQVNLKQVGGSRNLHLPVAFVRKQGAVPVEQTCAPATIPRNTGESTCTVTVRNDTLQNAEVTAVSTLDGKLRLNSVTGATKIGSQIATAKTTLAARQPDRPGIAPGTGPAPYLPLDAFGITPTPIGDEQAINFTVPAFQFAGRTYTRIGVVSNGYTIAGGSSGSTDISFEPQTLPDPSTPNNVLAPYWTDLDGTGTPGVYAGTLTDGVNDWLVIEWRVNLYGTTDTKVFQQWIGLNGTEDITYTYDPANLPGDPPAGYGLTVGAENGDGTAGGQITGPPTEDLRVTSTPGAPGGSLTYTMKIKGVSAGIGKVTTGTSTPQVKGVTIEVDKITVQ
- a CDS encoding ABC transporter ATP-binding protein; translated protein: MLEAREVTVSYGGQVVLDRVCLALEPGRVTGLGGPSGCGKSTLARVLALMLRPASGTVTVDGHPVRGWRQRASRELRTAVALVYQQPRLAVDPRFTLSEVISEPRAAAGRPNQDLTAALAAEVGLTADLLNRRPHEVSDGQLQRACLARALSLEPRYLICDEMTTMLDASTQAHLVAVVNGYRDRTGAGVLAISHDDVLLKRWAESAMKFD